Proteins encoded together in one Bradyrhizobium sp. CB82 window:
- the ilvD gene encoding dihydroxy-acid dehydratase, which translates to MDAKTNIKQRLPSRHVTEGPARAPHRSYFYAMGLTTEQIHQPFVGVASCWNEAAPCNIALMRQAQAVKKGVASAGGTPREFCTITVTDGIAMGHDGMRSSLPSRECIADSVELTVRGHAYDALVGLAGCDKSLPGMMMAMVRLNVPSIFIYGGSILPGNFRGQQVTVQDMFEAVGKHSVGAMSDEDLDEIERVACPSAGACGAQFTANTMATVSEAIGLALPYSAGAPAPYEIRDAFCTTAGEKVMDLIAENIRPRDIVTRKSLENAAAVVAASGGSTNAALHLPAIAHEAGIKFDLFDVAEIFKKTPYVADLKPGGRYVAKDMFEVGGIPLLMKTLLDNGFLHGDCLTVTGRTIAENLKSVKWNPHQDVVHPADKPITVTGGVVGLKGNLAPEGAIVKVAGMSSLRFTGPARCFDREEDAFEAVQKRTYREGEVIVIRYEGPKGGPGMREMLQTTAALTGQGMGGKIALITDGRFSGATRGFCIGHVGPEAAVGGPIGLLEDGDIIEIDAVAGTLDVKLSDQELAQRKTKWRSRATNHTSGALWKYAQQVGPAIGGAVTHPGGAHEKQCYADI; encoded by the coding sequence ATGGACGCCAAGACGAACATCAAGCAGAGGCTGCCGAGCCGTCACGTGACGGAAGGCCCCGCGCGCGCGCCCCATCGCTCGTACTTCTACGCCATGGGTCTGACCACCGAACAGATCCACCAGCCCTTCGTCGGCGTCGCCTCCTGCTGGAACGAAGCCGCTCCCTGCAACATCGCCCTGATGCGTCAGGCGCAGGCGGTGAAGAAGGGCGTGGCGTCGGCCGGCGGAACGCCGCGCGAGTTCTGCACCATCACCGTGACCGACGGCATTGCGATGGGCCATGACGGGATGCGCTCCTCGCTGCCGTCGCGCGAATGCATCGCCGACTCCGTCGAACTGACCGTGCGCGGCCACGCCTACGACGCCCTCGTCGGCCTTGCCGGCTGCGACAAGTCGCTGCCGGGCATGATGATGGCGATGGTCCGCCTCAACGTGCCTTCGATCTTCATCTATGGCGGTTCGATCCTCCCGGGCAATTTCCGCGGGCAGCAGGTCACCGTGCAGGACATGTTCGAAGCCGTCGGCAAGCATTCGGTCGGCGCCATGTCGGACGAGGATCTCGACGAGATCGAGCGCGTGGCGTGCCCCTCGGCGGGCGCCTGCGGCGCGCAGTTCACCGCCAACACCATGGCGACCGTCTCGGAAGCCATTGGGCTCGCGCTGCCGTACTCGGCCGGTGCGCCGGCACCGTACGAAATCCGCGACGCCTTCTGCACGACGGCGGGCGAAAAGGTTATGGACCTGATCGCCGAGAATATCCGGCCGCGCGACATCGTCACCCGCAAATCCCTGGAAAATGCAGCGGCCGTTGTCGCGGCCTCCGGCGGCTCGACCAATGCTGCGCTGCACCTGCCGGCGATCGCTCACGAAGCCGGCATTAAGTTTGACTTATTCGACGTCGCCGAAATCTTCAAAAAGACACCATATGTCGCGGATTTGAAGCCCGGCGGCCGTTATGTCGCCAAAGACATGTTTGAAGTTGGCGGCATCCCGCTTCTGATGAAGACGCTGCTCGACAACGGCTTCCTGCACGGTGACTGCCTCACCGTCACGGGCCGCACGATCGCCGAAAATCTCAAGAGCGTGAAATGGAATCCGCACCAGGATGTGGTGCACCCGGCGGACAAGCCAATCACCGTCACCGGCGGTGTGGTGGGTCTGAAGGGGAATTTGGCGCCAGAAGGTGCGATCGTGAAAGTCGCGGGAATGTCCAGCCTCAGGTTTACCGGTCCGGCGCGATGCTTCGACCGTGAGGAGGACGCTTTCGAGGCGGTCCAGAAGCGCACTTACCGCGAAGGCGAAGTCATCGTGATCCGCTACGAGGGGCCGAAGGGTGGCCCCGGCATGCGGGAAATGCTCCAGACCACAGCGGCGCTGACCGGGCAGGGCATGGGCGGCAAGATTGCGCTCATCACCGACGGCCGGTTCTCCGGCGCCACCCGCGGCTTCTGCATCGGCCATGTCGGCCCCGAGGCGGCCGTCGGCGGCCCGATCGGGCTGCTCGAGGACGGCGATATCATCGAGATCGACGCGGTGGCCGGCACTCTTGACGTAAAGTTGAGTGACCAGGAGCTGGCTCAACGCAAGACCAAATGGCGTTCCCGCGCGACTAACCATACATCGGGTGCGCTCTGGAAATACGCTCAGCAGGTAGGACCAGCGATCGGTGGGGCAGTGACCCATCCGGGCGGCGCGCACGAGAAACAGTGCTATGCGGACATCTAG
- a CDS encoding tetratricopeptide repeat protein: protein MRTSRRTIVAFVLGASALAAPALAFDGAPVNPQDATIPVVSPAPGAAGTLRKAVPPAATNPDASFTALQYAAEGGHPIAQWKLGRMYANGDGVAQDDLRAFDYFSRLVNAHATDSPSLPQAPMVANAFVALGRYYLNGIPNSKVKPDPERARELFSYAAAYFGNADAQYDLARLYLKSPDASRDTFTQGARWLGLAAQKGQHEAQALLGQMLFNGDRLPRQAARGLMWLTLARDSAGTDETWIKESYNRAFAKASDDDRAMCLQMLEQWVQGRRD from the coding sequence ATGCGGACATCTAGGCGTACCATAGTTGCGTTTGTGTTGGGGGCCTCCGCGCTGGCCGCGCCGGCGCTCGCCTTCGACGGCGCGCCGGTCAATCCGCAGGATGCGACCATCCCGGTGGTCTCGCCAGCGCCTGGTGCGGCCGGAACGCTGCGCAAGGCCGTGCCGCCGGCTGCGACCAATCCAGACGCTTCCTTCACCGCCCTGCAATACGCCGCCGAGGGCGGTCACCCCATCGCGCAGTGGAAGCTCGGGCGGATGTACGCCAATGGCGACGGCGTCGCCCAGGACGATCTGCGCGCCTTCGACTATTTCAGCCGGCTCGTGAACGCGCATGCGACCGACAGCCCATCGCTGCCGCAGGCGCCGATGGTGGCGAACGCCTTCGTTGCGCTCGGCCGCTATTATCTCAACGGCATCCCGAACTCGAAGGTGAAGCCGGATCCGGAGCGGGCGCGCGAGCTGTTCTCCTACGCGGCGGCCTATTTCGGCAACGCCGATGCGCAGTACGATCTCGCCCGGCTCTATCTGAAGTCGCCCGACGCCTCGCGCGATACCTTCACGCAAGGCGCGCGCTGGCTGGGCCTCGCCGCACAGAAAGGCCAGCACGAGGCACAGGCGCTGCTCGGGCAGATGCTGTTCAACGGCGATCGCCTGCCGCGGCAGGCCGCGCGCGGCCTGATGTGGCTGACGCTGGCCCGCGACAGCGCCGGTACCGACGAGACCTGGATCAAGGAAAGCTACAACCGCGCCTTTGCCAAGGCCTCCGACGACGACCGGGCGATGTGCCTGCAAATGCTCGAGCAGTGGGTCCAGGGCCGCCGCGATTGA